From Dehalococcoidia bacterium, the proteins below share one genomic window:
- the hpnD gene encoding presqualene diphosphate synthase HpnD produces MTSLEVAYAHCAQVARREAKNFYYGFLLLPRPQRQAIYAVYAFARQCDDIVDQDGADPEEKERQLGRLREELAQCLEGRPQGEVFIALSDAVQRYGIPHQYLRHLVDGVEMDLRVRRYQTFQELERYCYLVASVVGLICIHVFGYRDGEEAHRRAVQLGIALQLTNILRDVQEDLARDRIYLPLEDMAAVGYSEEELRAGRGGPAFQRLLWLEVERAREYYRQGLGLLPLLPRRARACVGVMAGIYRRILEHIAREPEVVLRERVSLNSSTKVALAMGELAKAFLTP; encoded by the coding sequence ATGACATCCCTGGAGGTGGCTTACGCCCATTGCGCCCAGGTGGCCCGTCGCGAGGCCAAGAACTTCTATTACGGCTTCCTCCTACTGCCCCGGCCGCAGCGGCAGGCCATCTATGCTGTCTACGCCTTCGCCAGGCAATGCGACGACATCGTGGACCAGGATGGGGCGGACCCTGAGGAGAAGGAGAGGCAGTTGGGCCGCTTAAGGGAGGAGCTGGCTCAGTGCCTGGAAGGGAGGCCCCAGGGGGAGGTGTTCATTGCCCTCTCAGACGCCGTGCAGCGCTATGGCATTCCTCACCAGTACCTCCGCCACCTAGTGGACGGGGTGGAGATGGACCTGCGGGTGCGTCGCTACCAAACCTTCCAAGAGCTGGAGCGATACTGCTACTTGGTGGCCTCGGTGGTGGGGCTCATATGCATCCACGTGTTCGGTTATCGCGATGGGGAGGAGGCCCACCGCCGTGCCGTCCAGCTGGGCATCGCCCTGCAGCTTACCAACATCCTGCGGGACGTGCAGGAGGACCTGGCCCGCGACCGTATCTACCTACCTCTGGAGGACATGGCGGCAGTGGGCTACAGCGAGGAGGAGCTGAGAGCGGGGCGGGGTGGCCCGGCCTTCCAGCGTCTGCTCTGGCTGGAGGTGGAGAGGGCGCGGGAGTATTACCGCCAGGGCCTTGGGCTCCTGCCTTTGTTGCCCCGGCGAGCGCGGGCCTGCGTGGGTGTCATGGCTGGCATCTACCGCCGTATCCTGGAGCACATCGCCAGGGAGCCGGAGGTGGTCCTGCGCGAGAGGGTCTCCCTCAACAGCTCGACCAAGGTGGCCCTAGCTATGGGTGAGCTGGCCAAGGCCTTTCTGACGCCATGA
- the hpnC gene encoding squalene synthase HpnC yields MASRVEGLRQEVASAFAYCREVALGHYENFTVVSWLLPRRLRPHMYAIYAYCRGVDDLGDEAEGDRLALLDAWEEELWRAYEGRARHPVFVALQETIAQFSIPPEPFLKLIEANRMDQLRHRYGTYQELLHYCEHSANPVGHLVLYLFGYRDEERRRLADATCTGLQLANFWQDVSVDLRKGRIYIPQEDMRAFGYSEEELLAGVCDERFRRLMAMEVERARRLLREGMKLAAMVRGRLRLDVKLFNLGGLAILDAIEAIGYDVLHHRPTLSKARKAMLAVRGLMPF; encoded by the coding sequence ATGGCGTCGCGCGTCGAGGGCCTCCGGCAGGAGGTGGCGTCGGCCTTTGCCTACTGCCGGGAGGTAGCGCTTGGGCATTATGAGAACTTCACGGTGGTCTCCTGGCTCCTCCCGCGGCGTCTACGTCCCCACATGTATGCTATATACGCTTACTGCCGGGGCGTGGACGATTTAGGGGACGAGGCGGAGGGGGACCGTTTGGCCCTCCTGGACGCGTGGGAGGAGGAGCTATGGCGGGCCTATGAAGGGCGGGCCCGCCATCCGGTGTTCGTGGCCCTGCAGGAGACCATCGCCCAGTTCAGTATCCCGCCAGAGCCCTTCCTCAAGCTCATCGAGGCCAACCGCATGGACCAGCTTCGCCACCGGTATGGGACGTATCAGGAGCTCTTGCACTATTGCGAGCACTCGGCCAACCCCGTGGGCCATCTGGTGCTCTACCTCTTCGGCTACCGGGACGAGGAGCGGCGGCGGCTAGCCGATGCCACTTGCACTGGGCTACAGCTGGCCAACTTTTGGCAGGACGTGTCTGTGGACTTGAGGAAGGGGCGCATCTACATCCCCCAGGAGGATATGCGGGCCTTTGGGTATTCGGAGGAGGAGCTGTTGGCGGGGGTGTGCGACGAGCGGTTCCGCCGCCTCATGGCCATGGAGGTGGAGAGGGCGCGGCGGCTGTTACGGGAGGGGATGAAGCTGGCCGCCATGGTGAGGGGGCGTCTGCGTCTGGACGTGAAGCTCTTCAACCTTGGTGGCCTGGCCATCCTGGACGCTATCGAAGCCATCGGCTACGACGTCCTCCACCACCGTCCTACCCTCTCCAAGGCCAGGAAGGCCATGCTGGCAGTGCGGGGTCTCATGCCTTTCTAA
- the amrS gene encoding AmmeMemoRadiSam system radical SAM enzyme has protein sequence MPKLIGRAITLAQLLDRYCRPGELYEKLDGDKVRCFACGHRCLIHPGQRGICQVRFNRHGVLMVPHNYVAALQCDPIEKKPFFHVLPGALALTFGMLGCDYHCPYCQNWVTSQALRDPVAGIEPMEITAHEMVRIGERMGAHAYVSSYNEPLITSEWAVEVFRLAKAKGCLTAYVSNGNATREVLEYLRPWLDCYKVDLKSMSPKNYRYLGGKLENVLETIRMAHQMGYWVEVVTLVVPGFNDSDQELREAARFIASVSKDIPWHVTAFHKDYKMTEPENTDALTLLRAARIGKEEGLNFVYAGNLPGMVGELENTYCPQCGHLLVERFGYRIRRYEVTTDGLCPQCGARIPGIWWRGPRPRQVSDVPISLTYRL, from the coding sequence ATGCCCAAGCTCATCGGCCGAGCCATCACCCTTGCCCAGCTCCTGGACCGCTACTGCCGCCCCGGCGAGCTGTATGAGAAGTTGGACGGGGACAAGGTGCGGTGCTTCGCCTGTGGGCACCGCTGCCTTATCCACCCGGGGCAGAGGGGCATCTGCCAAGTTCGCTTCAACCGCCATGGCGTCCTCATGGTGCCCCATAACTATGTGGCTGCCCTCCAGTGCGACCCCATCGAGAAGAAACCCTTCTTCCATGTGCTCCCGGGGGCCCTGGCCCTCACCTTTGGCATGCTGGGCTGCGATTACCACTGCCCCTACTGCCAGAACTGGGTCACCTCCCAGGCCCTACGGGACCCAGTGGCTGGCATAGAGCCTATGGAGATAACCGCCCACGAGATGGTGAGGATAGGGGAGAGAATGGGGGCGCACGCCTATGTGAGCTCTTACAATGAGCCTCTCATCACCTCTGAGTGGGCGGTGGAGGTGTTCCGGCTGGCCAAGGCCAAAGGCTGCCTCACGGCCTATGTCTCCAACGGCAACGCCACTCGTGAGGTGCTGGAGTACTTGCGGCCGTGGCTGGACTGCTACAAGGTGGACCTTAAGTCCATGAGCCCCAAAAACTACCGTTACCTGGGGGGGAAGCTGGAGAACGTCCTGGAGACCATCCGTATGGCCCACCAGATGGGCTACTGGGTGGAGGTGGTGACGCTGGTGGTGCCTGGGTTCAACGATTCCGACCAGGAGCTGCGGGAGGCGGCCCGCTTCATCGCCTCCGTGTCCAAGGACATACCATGGCACGTCACCGCCTTCCACAAGGACTACAAGATGACGGAGCCCGAGAACACCGATGCCCTTACCCTCCTAAGGGCCGCCCGCATCGGCAAGGAGGAGGGGCTCAACTTCGTGTATGCCGGCAACCTCCCGGGCATGGTGGGGGAGTTGGAGAACACCTATTGCCCCCAGTGCGGCCATCTACTGGTGGAGCGGTTCGGTTACCGCATCCGCCGCTATGAGGTGACCACCGATGGCCTCTGCCCCCAGTGTGGCGCCCGTATCCCCGGCATCTGGTGGAGGGGGCCGCGGCCTCGCCAGGTAAGCGACGTCCCCATTTCCCTTACCTATCGCCTCTAA
- a CDS encoding LLM class F420-dependent oxidoreductase yields the protein MRFGVMSFIGRWLDADSLPALAREVEALGYHSLWAADHTVIPVRVDSRYPYSRRGRSPYPPDIPWWEPITTLSYLAAITERVLLGTGVLVLPHRNPVLTAKMLSQVQILSRGRLLVGVGVGWMREEAHALGSPWRQRGAMADEQIQLMRELWAHEFPTFRGRFYQVEGVGFGPLPPEPPPILVGGHAIAALRRAAYLGDGWLAFALPPDQVARRWQLVQEMAAEAGRDPQSLTLGVIAPLVITERPLEEARPIMGTPEQVQAMVGQYRDVGVQHLVVAPPIWLGRKEALDTITLFAQMALGDG from the coding sequence ATGCGGTTTGGGGTTATGTCGTTCATTGGCCGCTGGCTAGACGCCGATTCCCTGCCGGCCTTGGCCCGTGAGGTGGAGGCCCTGGGCTACCACTCCCTATGGGCTGCCGACCACACGGTCATCCCCGTGCGCGTCGATTCCCGCTATCCCTACAGCCGGAGGGGGCGCTCGCCCTACCCTCCAGATATCCCCTGGTGGGAGCCTATCACCACCCTATCGTATCTGGCGGCCATTACCGAACGCGTCCTCTTGGGCACCGGCGTGCTAGTGTTGCCCCATCGTAACCCGGTGTTGACGGCCAAGATGCTCTCTCAGGTGCAGATCCTCTCTCGTGGCAGGCTGCTGGTGGGGGTAGGGGTGGGGTGGATGCGCGAGGAGGCCCATGCCTTGGGCTCCCCCTGGCGCCAGCGGGGAGCTATGGCCGACGAACAGATCCAGCTCATGCGCGAATTATGGGCCCATGAGTTCCCCACCTTCCGCGGCCGCTTCTACCAAGTGGAGGGGGTGGGCTTTGGCCCCCTCCCCCCTGAGCCGCCGCCCATATTGGTAGGGGGTCACGCCATTGCCGCCCTGAGAAGGGCAGCATATCTTGGCGATGGCTGGCTGGCCTTTGCCCTCCCGCCCGACCAGGTGGCCAGGAGGTGGCAGCTGGTCCAGGAGATGGCTGCCGAGGCCGGCCGCGACCCCCAGAGCCTCACCTTGGGAGTCATCGCCCCCCTTGTCATCACCGAAAGACCGCTGGAGGAAGCCCGGCCCATCATGGGCACGCCAGAGCAGGTCCAGGCCATGGTGGGTCAATATCGGGACGTGGGTGTCCAGCACTTGGTGGTGGCCCCGCCCATATGGCTAGGCCGGAAGGAGGCCCTGGACACCATCACTCTCTTCGCCCAGATGGCCCTTGGCGATGGCTAG
- a CDS encoding FAD-linked oxidase C-terminal domain-containing protein: protein MNPKLRRELERVVGPSWVLTHPAELLTYEYDATIERALPDAVVLPGSAQEVAAVVQVARRFRVPVVARGAGTGLSGGAVPYGGGIVVVTSRLNRILKIDPENAIAVVEPGVLNLDVSRAAAPYGLRFAPDPSSQKACTIGGNIAENAGGPHCLRYGTTTNHVLALEMVTAEGQLVWMGSPWGEGPGYDLVGAVVGSEGTLGIVTKAVLRLLPLPPAIITLLAIFDTVEQASEAVSAIIAHGIVPAALEMLDKAVMEAVEPYIHAGYPPDAGAVLLVEVEGLEEAAEAEAQAVRGVCQELGAREVHMGFTPEERERLWAGRKAALGALGRLAPSYYILDGVVPRTKLPHVVRQVYEICQSYGLRVAHVLHAGDGNLHPNILFDEQEPGAVERVLRCGADIIRACVEAGGSITGEHGVGYEKRDFMPWIFTPHDLEAMRQLKDAFGAGDFFNPHKIFPEEQQETSMVPQRPAIRHAGPDAYV from the coding sequence GTGAACCCTAAGCTCAGGCGAGAGCTGGAGCGTGTCGTTGGCCCATCCTGGGTGCTCACTCACCCCGCCGAGCTTCTGACCTACGAATACGATGCCACCATCGAGAGGGCTCTGCCAGATGCTGTGGTGCTCCCTGGCTCAGCCCAGGAGGTGGCAGCAGTGGTGCAGGTGGCCCGTCGCTTCCGAGTGCCGGTGGTGGCCAGAGGGGCAGGGACCGGTCTCTCGGGAGGGGCCGTGCCCTACGGCGGGGGCATCGTGGTGGTCACCTCCCGGCTCAACCGCATCCTCAAGATCGACCCGGAGAACGCCATAGCGGTGGTGGAGCCAGGAGTGTTGAACCTGGACGTCAGCCGCGCCGCCGCTCCCTATGGCCTCCGCTTCGCCCCTGACCCATCCAGCCAGAAGGCCTGCACCATCGGCGGCAACATCGCGGAAAACGCAGGCGGCCCTCACTGCCTCCGCTATGGCACCACCACCAATCACGTCCTGGCCCTGGAGATGGTCACCGCCGAGGGCCAGCTGGTGTGGATGGGAAGCCCCTGGGGGGAGGGCCCAGGCTACGACCTGGTGGGGGCCGTGGTGGGCTCTGAGGGGACCTTGGGCATCGTCACCAAGGCGGTGCTGCGACTCCTTCCCCTGCCGCCGGCCATCATCACCCTCCTGGCCATCTTCGACACCGTTGAGCAGGCCAGCGAGGCCGTCTCGGCCATCATCGCCCACGGCATCGTCCCCGCCGCCTTGGAGATGCTGGACAAGGCGGTGATGGAGGCGGTAGAGCCCTATATCCACGCCGGCTACCCACCTGATGCCGGCGCCGTCCTCCTCGTCGAGGTGGAGGGGCTGGAAGAAGCCGCCGAGGCCGAGGCCCAGGCCGTGCGGGGCGTCTGCCAGGAGCTAGGAGCGCGGGAGGTGCACATGGGCTTCACCCCCGAGGAGAGGGAGCGTCTGTGGGCGGGCAGGAAGGCCGCCTTAGGGGCCCTGGGGCGCCTGGCCCCCTCCTACTACATCCTCGACGGGGTGGTGCCCCGCACTAAGCTCCCTCACGTCGTGCGCCAGGTCTACGAGATATGTCAAAGCTATGGCCTTAGGGTGGCCCACGTCCTCCACGCCGGCGATGGCAACCTCCACCCCAACATCCTCTTCGACGAGCAGGAGCCAGGAGCGGTGGAGAGGGTGTTGCGGTGTGGGGCAGACATCATCAGGGCCTGCGTAGAGGCCGGGGGATCCATTACCGGCGAGCATGGCGTGGGGTACGAGAAACGCGACTTCATGCCCTGGATCTTCACCCCCCACGACCTGGAGGCCATGCGCCAGCTGAAAGACGCCTTCGGGGCCGGCGACTTTTTCAACCCCCACAAGATATTCCCCGAAGAGCAGCAGGAGACGTCCATGGTGCCCCAGCGCCCAGCTATTCGCCACGCCGGCCCCGATGCCTACGTCTGA
- a CDS encoding FAD-binding oxidoreductase, whose protein sequence is MRQGTLEAALLDVVGKEDLVTGEGLASYSVDGRQPQAAVRPASVAQVSEVMALAHRLGLAVIPWGGGTMMGVGNVPTRYHLALDLRRLDRLVEHEPADLTLTVQAGMTVARLQEALAPHGQMVPLDPPWPRQATIGGTLATAAAGPARCSLGLPRDVTIGIKVVMADGRVTKAGGKVVKNVAGYDLCKLYVGSMGTLAIIVEASFKLLPLPRTRETRAFAFPAPMPAWQAATEAWRRHLALGSLYLQWQGGPYTLVVRLTGIQEAVDRSLSALAAIAQGLGGEATDVEERWEEAMISPAEARGLTMKLSVSPSRVPACLEGLAKLSPSLTMAMPLAGVCYARWPEAGEPSSLARKAMALAEALEGVAVIHACEAALKEEMDVFGPLPPSFHIMKAVKERWDPRGNLSPGRFLRRW, encoded by the coding sequence ATGCGCCAGGGCACCCTGGAAGCCGCCCTCTTGGACGTGGTGGGGAAGGAGGATCTGGTGACGGGAGAGGGCCTCGCCTCCTACTCCGTGGACGGCAGGCAGCCACAGGCGGCCGTCAGGCCAGCCTCGGTGGCCCAGGTATCGGAGGTGATGGCCTTAGCCCACCGCCTTGGGCTGGCAGTCATACCATGGGGCGGCGGCACCATGATGGGAGTAGGTAACGTCCCTACCCGCTACCACCTAGCCTTGGATCTACGGCGCCTGGACCGGCTGGTGGAGCACGAGCCAGCCGACCTCACCCTCACTGTGCAGGCGGGCATGACTGTCGCCCGCCTGCAAGAGGCGTTGGCTCCCCACGGGCAGATGGTCCCTCTTGACCCACCGTGGCCCCGGCAGGCCACTATAGGAGGGACGTTGGCCACCGCCGCCGCTGGGCCTGCGCGCTGCTCCCTAGGCCTGCCCAGGGACGTGACCATAGGCATCAAGGTGGTGATGGCTGATGGGCGCGTCACTAAGGCTGGCGGCAAGGTGGTGAAGAACGTCGCCGGCTATGACCTCTGCAAGCTGTATGTGGGCTCCATGGGCACCTTGGCCATCATCGTGGAGGCCAGCTTCAAGCTCCTTCCCCTCCCGCGCACGCGGGAGACCCGGGCCTTCGCTTTTCCCGCACCCATGCCGGCCTGGCAAGCGGCCACAGAGGCCTGGCGACGCCACCTGGCTTTGGGCTCCCTCTACCTGCAGTGGCAGGGGGGACCTTATACGTTAGTGGTGAGGCTTACGGGCATCCAAGAGGCGGTGGACCGCTCCCTCTCCGCCCTGGCGGCCATCGCTCAGGGCCTCGGGGGTGAGGCCACAGACGTGGAGGAGAGGTGGGAGGAGGCCATGATCTCCCCCGCTGAGGCACGAGGCCTGACCATGAAGCTCTCTGTCTCCCCCTCCCGAGTGCCGGCCTGCCTGGAGGGGCTGGCAAAACTCTCCCCTTCGCTGACCATGGCCATGCCCCTAGCGGGGGTGTGCTACGCCCGATGGCCTGAGGCGGGGGAGCCATCTTCCCTGGCCCGTAAGGCCATGGCACTGGCAGAAGCGCTGGAAGGCGTGGCGGTGATCCACGCCTGTGAGGCGGCCCTTAAGGAGGAAATGGACGTCTTTGGCCCCCTCCCCCCCTCCTTCCACATCATGAAGGCCGTAAAGGAGCGATGGGACCCCAGAGGGAACCTAAGCCCGGGGCGTTTCTTGAGACGCTGGTGA
- a CDS encoding heterodisulfide reductase-related iron-sulfur binding cluster has product MKDASFVEGLARCVHCGLCVPHCPTFRILRVEPDSPRGRLHIMRALTWGRIGPAPRALKHLDLCLLCRHCEAVCPSGVPFGHLMETVRAELRSSGPLWWAVRRLAARVLLRPLPMLSAHWLLRAVGNLPMPISLLRRAAPGAALLMSLAQAPRRAPYLRRGLLARPKGERKGRVALLLGCVVPYLTPQTHVATVALLARAGLEVVAPEGQACCGALYAHIGDLTTARRLARRNIDAFLGSHAEAIVVNAAGCGAMLKEYPHLLAHDRRYRPLAERFASLVRDVTELLAQMPLPPPPQALPMDVTYQDPCHLAHAQGIREAPRRLLRMIPGIRLAEMEAPDECCGSAGVYNLLHPHVASTLARRRMAQVVATGAQVVATANVGCALQLQAAARLYGRRLRVAHVVELLHQAYRATPNEDSSLTNA; this is encoded by the coding sequence GTGAAGGACGCCTCGTTCGTCGAGGGCCTAGCCAGGTGCGTCCATTGCGGGCTCTGCGTGCCCCACTGTCCCACCTTCCGTATCCTGCGCGTGGAGCCTGACTCGCCCCGGGGACGTCTGCACATCATGAGGGCCCTGACGTGGGGACGCATCGGCCCTGCGCCCAGGGCCCTGAAGCATCTGGACCTCTGCCTCCTCTGTCGCCACTGCGAGGCCGTTTGCCCGTCGGGGGTGCCCTTCGGCCACCTGATGGAGACGGTGCGGGCGGAGCTTCGGTCCTCTGGGCCGCTGTGGTGGGCGGTCCGGCGTCTGGCAGCGCGTGTCCTCCTAAGACCACTGCCCATGTTGTCTGCCCACTGGCTCTTGCGGGCTGTGGGGAACCTGCCCATGCCCATATCCCTCCTCCGCAGGGCAGCGCCCGGCGCAGCCCTCCTCATGTCCCTGGCCCAGGCCCCGAGAAGAGCCCCTTACCTGCGAAGGGGCCTTCTGGCCCGGCCTAAGGGCGAACGTAAGGGGAGAGTAGCCTTGCTTTTGGGGTGCGTCGTCCCTTACCTCACACCTCAGACCCACGTGGCCACCGTGGCCCTGCTAGCCCGCGCCGGCTTGGAGGTGGTAGCCCCCGAGGGCCAAGCGTGTTGTGGCGCCCTGTACGCCCACATCGGCGACCTGACCACTGCCCGCCGTCTGGCCCGCCGAAACATCGATGCCTTCCTGGGGAGCCATGCGGAGGCCATAGTGGTCAACGCCGCCGGATGTGGCGCCATGCTCAAGGAGTACCCCCACCTTCTGGCCCACGACCGCCGCTACCGCCCCCTTGCTGAGCGCTTCGCATCCTTAGTCCGTGACGTCACCGAGCTGCTGGCGCAGATGCCCCTCCCACCCCCACCGCAGGCCCTGCCTATGGACGTCACCTATCAGGACCCCTGCCACCTGGCCCACGCCCAAGGCATACGCGAGGCCCCCCGACGCCTGTTACGCATGATCCCAGGCATCCGTCTTGCGGAGATGGAGGCCCCGGACGAGTGCTGTGGCAGCGCCGGCGTCTATAACCTCCTCCACCCCCATGTGGCGTCCACCCTGGCGCGGCGCCGCATGGCCCAAGTGGTGGCTACGGGTGCGCAGGTGGTGGCCACAGCCAACGTGGGGTGTGCCCTTCAGCTGCAGGCGGCGGCCAGACTTTACGGCCGGCGCCTGCGCGTGGCCCACGTGGTGGAGCTCCTGCACCAGGCCTACCGGGCCACCCCAAACGAAGATTCATCCTTGACAAATGCGTGA